One genomic window of Gossypium hirsutum isolate 1008001.06 chromosome D11, Gossypium_hirsutum_v2.1, whole genome shotgun sequence includes the following:
- the LOC107910994 gene encoding receptor-like protein kinase ANXUR2, translating into MRHRFCSPLSLFASKKKSPQLELPEDIYRQFSLTQIKAATNNFHPDSIIGTSYFGSIVYKGTMDDGTIVAVRRCGGSSGGGVSELQLNEVKLLCQLRHPHLVSLIGFCLSEKEMFVVLEYMSRGSLAHVLYGKDHVPLAWKHRLHICIGAARGLHYLHTGAKRAVIHHNIKSSNIFLDEEWCSKLSDFGLSKLLPLSTSKALTRIDTDHAVGTSGYMAPEHRVRLLKEKSDVFSFGIVLYEVLFGRPQYDSTLPEEKQYLLDWAMESLSQGTIYHAIDQYLKGRIAPECLNKYLEIASSCVHHKGNLRPAMGEVEVTLELALELQERADSEMESIYPYGECIYEEALFSGFVWKFLGLDSHNFSEFTYDSSDSESNNCNNNS; encoded by the coding sequence ATGAGGCATCGTTTTTGTTCTCCGCTAAGCTTATTCGCTTCCAAGAAAAAATCTCCTCAATTAGAACTTCCGGAGGATATATACCGTCAATTTTCACTAACCCAGATCAAAGCCGCGACCAACAACTTCCATCCAGACTCCATTATTGGTACAAGTTACTTCGGGAGTATTGTTTATAAAGGGACAATGGACGATGGAACCATTGTTGCTGTGAGACGCTGCGGAGGCAGTTCAGGAGGAGGAGTAAGTGAGTTACAACTAAATGAGGTAAAGTTGCTTTGCCAGTTGCGCCACCCGCATCTCGTCTCTCTTATCGGGTTCTGCCTTTCAGAAAAGGAGATGTTCGTTGTGTTAGAGTACATGAGCAGAGGGTCACTCGCTCATGTTCTCTACGGGAAGGATCATGTTCCACTGGCTTGGAAACATAGGCTACACATATGTATCGGTGCAGCACGTGGATTACATTACCTTCACACTGGAGCGAAGCGTGCTGTAATCCACCATAACATCAAGAGCTCAAACATATTTTTAGATGAAGAATGGTGTTCTAAACTTTCAGATTTTGGATTGTCCAAACTGCTTCCTCTTAGCACGTCAAAAGCCTTGACAAGAATCGACACAGATCATGCGGTGGGAACTAGTGGATATATGGCCCCAGAGCATCGCGTGCGTTTACTGAAAGAAAAATCCGATGTCTTCTCATTTGGGATTGTTTTGTACGAAGTTCTTTTTGGCAGACCACAATATGATAGCACACTGCCTGAGGAGAAACAATATCTGCTTGATTGGGCCATGGAATCCCTAAGCCAAGGAACCATTTATCATGCCATTGACCAATACCTCAAGGGAAGGATAGCTCCAGAATGTTTGAACAAGTATTTGGAAATCGCTTCTAGTTGTGTCCACCATAAAGGAAATTTAAGACCAGCAATGGGCGAGGTGGAGGTCACACTAGAGCTTGCCTTGGAGCTGCAAGAGAGAGCAGATTCCGAAATGGAGAGCATCTATCCTTACGGTGAATGTATATATGAAGAAGCATTGTTTTCTGGCTTTGTTTGGAAATTTTTGGGTCTTGATAGCCATAATTTTTCTGAATTCACTTATGACTCATCAGATTCTGAGAGCAATAATTGCAACAATAATAGTTAA